The following proteins are co-located in the Alcaligenes faecalis genome:
- the smc gene encoding chromosome segregation protein SMC: MRLTQIKLAGFKSFVDPTSIPTPSQLVGVVGPNGCGKSNIIDAVRWVLGESKASELRGESMQDVIFNGSSQRKPAGRASVELVFDNSEGRASGQWSTYAEISVRRVLSRDGTSSYFLNNQAVRRRDIHDIFLGTGLGARGYAIIGQGMINRLIEAKPEELRVFLEEAAGVSRYKERRRETESRLRDTRENLLRVEDIQRELDAQLEKLQAQAEVARQYRDLQQDGELKQNLLWLLKESNAQGDQKTRFLAIEQAQTKLEESIAGLRHTESALESQRQAHLQAGDALHQAQSQLYEAGSQVSSLEAEIRHVLDSRSRMAQRREQLEQQQQDWIEQQEHCQQELENSEQQREEAAVKLEELQILLEEAQGALPDLEQRVREHAQRRDEMRMALARLEQNLALAAQSQRDADRQIQSVEQRQERLKQELRELNAPDPDNLERLQGDLNMLQSQLQQAQEHLQHLEAQLPRLEEDRRKAQEQALQGGQDMARLEARHQALSRLQEDVARKGTLEPWLAKHGLESMKRLWQGLDVEKGWETALEAVLRERMTALELRRLDMAAAFASDVPPARLSFYQLPDAGAPAKPALDLPLLSSVLRQQEGGLRRLLDDWLHQVYVCQDLKQALSLREQLTDQMAIVVRDGHLVDKHSIRFYAPDSEQAGMLARQQEIAHLERELRGAQLIVDELGHTSTQAEMALQHVRNGLVPARARVGELTARMHDVQLEHSKLAQQAQQSQERGSRINEELEELAVQREELQANREEFEARFETLDEELAEHQGVFAQAQMEGEKGAELAEQARRTVHERERAVHDAQFAERALVQRMAELERNLTLAQEQAQRTAGQLEGLQGELLDLDASAAQAGLQDALELRAEREEAVRLAKIQLDTLAAQLREHEQARVEHEKNLGPLREQVTQLQLQEQASRLAVEQFAEQLDSRKVNRAELWSLLQEKTPEWQRVGWLQSEVQRISRQIESLGPVNLAALEELTTAQERKTYLDAQHTDLSDAIETLEDAIRKIDRETRQLLMETFNIVNQHFGELFPRLFGGGEAKLTMVGDEVLEAGVQVMAQPPGKRNSTIHLLSGGEKALTATALVFAFFKLNPAPFCLLDEVDAPLDDANTERYANLVASMSDQTQFLFISHNKIAMQMAKQLIGVTMQEQGVSRIVAVDVDAAMQMSSV; the protein is encoded by the coding sequence GTGCGTCTAACCCAGATCAAACTTGCTGGTTTCAAATCCTTTGTGGACCCGACCTCCATTCCAACTCCCAGTCAGTTGGTGGGCGTTGTCGGGCCTAATGGCTGTGGGAAATCGAACATCATCGATGCGGTGCGCTGGGTGCTGGGCGAGAGCAAAGCTTCCGAGCTGCGTGGCGAGTCCATGCAGGACGTGATTTTCAATGGCTCTTCGCAACGCAAACCGGCGGGGCGGGCATCGGTTGAGCTGGTTTTCGATAATTCTGAGGGGCGGGCCTCGGGCCAGTGGAGCACCTATGCCGAGATCTCGGTACGGCGTGTCCTGAGCCGGGACGGAACCAGCAGCTATTTTCTGAATAATCAGGCCGTGCGTCGGCGCGACATTCACGACATTTTTTTAGGCACGGGCCTGGGGGCGCGTGGTTATGCCATCATTGGGCAGGGCATGATCAACCGCCTGATCGAGGCCAAGCCCGAAGAACTGCGCGTGTTTCTGGAAGAGGCGGCAGGTGTATCGCGTTACAAGGAGCGTCGCCGCGAAACAGAAAGCCGCTTGCGCGATACCCGCGAAAACCTGCTGCGTGTGGAGGACATACAAAGAGAACTGGATGCGCAATTGGAGAAATTGCAGGCGCAGGCCGAAGTAGCGCGTCAGTATCGCGATTTGCAGCAAGATGGCGAACTCAAGCAAAACCTGCTGTGGCTGCTGAAAGAGTCCAATGCGCAGGGCGATCAAAAAACCCGTTTCCTGGCGATTGAGCAAGCTCAGACCAAACTGGAAGAATCGATTGCCGGCTTGCGGCATACCGAGTCTGCATTGGAGTCGCAGCGACAAGCGCATTTGCAGGCCGGGGATGCTTTGCATCAGGCGCAAAGCCAGTTATATGAGGCCGGTTCCCAAGTGTCCAGCCTGGAGGCGGAAATCCGCCACGTGCTGGATTCGCGCAGCCGCATGGCGCAGCGCCGTGAGCAACTGGAACAACAGCAACAGGACTGGATTGAACAACAAGAGCATTGCCAGCAAGAACTGGAAAACAGTGAGCAGCAGCGCGAAGAAGCGGCAGTAAAGCTGGAAGAGTTACAGATTCTGCTGGAAGAGGCGCAAGGAGCCTTGCCCGATCTGGAGCAGCGTGTACGTGAACACGCCCAGCGGCGGGACGAAATGCGGATGGCCTTGGCGCGGCTGGAGCAGAACCTGGCCTTGGCTGCGCAATCGCAACGTGATGCCGACCGCCAGATTCAAAGCGTGGAGCAACGTCAGGAACGTTTAAAACAGGAACTGCGTGAACTCAATGCTCCGGACCCGGACAACCTGGAACGCTTGCAGGGCGATTTAAACATGCTGCAAAGCCAGTTGCAGCAAGCCCAGGAACATTTGCAGCACCTGGAAGCCCAGCTTCCTCGACTGGAAGAAGATCGCAGGAAAGCGCAGGAACAAGCCTTGCAAGGCGGGCAGGATATGGCTCGCCTGGAAGCGCGCCATCAGGCCTTGAGTCGTTTGCAGGAAGACGTGGCGCGCAAGGGAACGCTGGAACCCTGGCTGGCCAAGCACGGGCTGGAGAGCATGAAGCGTCTTTGGCAAGGCCTGGACGTGGAAAAGGGCTGGGAAACCGCCCTGGAAGCCGTGCTGCGCGAGCGCATGACGGCTTTGGAGCTGCGTCGTCTGGATATGGCAGCCGCTTTTGCCAGCGATGTACCGCCTGCCCGTTTAAGTTTTTATCAGTTGCCCGACGCGGGGGCGCCGGCCAAGCCTGCCCTGGATTTGCCCTTGCTGAGCTCGGTGCTGCGACAGCAGGAAGGTGGCTTGCGCCGCTTGCTGGACGACTGGTTGCACCAGGTCTATGTTTGCCAAGACTTGAAGCAGGCCCTGAGCCTGCGCGAGCAACTGACCGATCAAATGGCGATTGTGGTGCGTGACGGCCATTTGGTGGACAAGCACAGCATTCGTTTTTATGCGCCGGACTCTGAGCAAGCCGGGATGCTGGCCCGTCAGCAGGAAATTGCTCATCTGGAGCGAGAGCTGCGTGGTGCTCAACTGATTGTGGATGAGCTGGGGCATACCAGTACCCAGGCCGAAATGGCCTTGCAACACGTGCGTAACGGTCTGGTTCCCGCCCGAGCTCGGGTGGGCGAACTGACGGCTCGTATGCATGATGTGCAACTGGAGCACTCCAAGCTGGCTCAGCAAGCGCAGCAATCGCAAGAGCGCGGTAGCCGCATCAACGAAGAGCTGGAAGAACTGGCAGTACAGCGCGAAGAGCTGCAGGCAAACCGCGAGGAATTCGAGGCCCGCTTTGAAACGCTGGACGAAGAACTGGCCGAGCATCAGGGGGTATTTGCCCAAGCGCAGATGGAAGGCGAGAAGGGCGCCGAGCTGGCCGAACAAGCCCGTCGCACTGTCCACGAGCGCGAACGTGCTGTGCACGATGCCCAGTTTGCCGAACGCGCCTTGGTGCAGCGTATGGCCGAACTGGAGCGCAATCTGACCCTGGCACAGGAGCAGGCACAGCGCACAGCAGGTCAGTTGGAGGGACTGCAAGGCGAGTTGCTGGACCTGGATGCATCCGCCGCGCAAGCGGGTTTGCAAGATGCGCTGGAATTGCGTGCTGAACGCGAAGAAGCGGTCCGTTTGGCAAAGATCCAGCTCGATACACTGGCCGCGCAATTGCGCGAGCATGAACAGGCCCGTGTCGAGCACGAAAAGAATCTGGGGCCCTTGCGCGAACAAGTCACCCAGTTACAGTTGCAGGAACAAGCGTCGCGTCTGGCGGTCGAACAGTTTGCTGAACAGTTGGACAGCAGAAAGGTAAATCGCGCTGAACTGTGGAGCTTGTTACAGGAAAAAACACCGGAGTGGCAGCGCGTGGGTTGGTTGCAGTCCGAAGTGCAGCGTATCTCGCGCCAGATCGAAAGCTTGGGGCCGGTGAATCTGGCGGCCCTTGAAGAGCTGACGACCGCGCAGGAACGCAAGACTTATCTGGATGCCCAGCATACAGATTTGAGTGATGCCATTGAAACCCTGGAAGATGCGATTCGCAAGATTGATCGCGAGACGCGTCAGTTGCTCATGGAAACATTCAACATCGTTAATCAGCATTTTGGCGAGCTTTTTCCAAGGCTATTTGGTGGTGGAGAGGCTAAACTGACGATGGTGGGCGATGAAGTGCTGGAAGCTGGGGTGCAGGTCATGGCTCAGCCACCAGGAAAACGCAATAGCACGATTCATTTGCTCTCTGGTGGTGAAAAAGCATTGACGGCGACGGCGCTGGTTTTTGCCTTCTTCAAACTGAATCCTGCCCCTTTTTGTTTGCTGGACGAGGTGGATGCACCACTGGATGATGCAAATACCGAACGCTATGCCAATCTGGTGGCCAGCATGAGCGACCAAACCCAGTTTTTGTTTATTTCTCACAATAAAATTGCCATGCAAATGGCCAAACAACTGATCGGGGTCACGATGCAAGAGCAAGGTGTATCCCGAATTGTGGCAGTGGACGTAGACGCTGCCATGCAAATGAGCAGCGTGTAA
- the msrB gene encoding peptide-methionine (R)-S-oxide reductase MsrB yields the protein MEKVRKTEAEWRAQLSPEEFYVTRQKGTERAFTGRYWDTTTPGIYRCVGCGTPLFASDTKFDAGCGWPSYFTPLNPDNVREELDTSHGMRRTEVLCNVCDAHLGHVFEDGPPPTGLRYCINSLSMTFEPDA from the coding sequence GTGGAAAAAGTACGTAAAACCGAAGCCGAGTGGCGCGCCCAACTCAGCCCCGAAGAATTCTATGTCACGCGTCAGAAAGGGACAGAACGCGCCTTTACCGGCCGCTACTGGGATACCACCACACCCGGCATTTATCGCTGTGTGGGCTGCGGCACCCCCCTGTTTGCCTCAGACACCAAGTTTGACGCCGGTTGCGGCTGGCCCAGCTACTTCACCCCCCTGAACCCGGACAATGTGCGCGAGGAACTGGATACCAGCCACGGCATGCGCCGCACCGAAGTGCTGTGCAATGTCTGCGATGCTCATTTGGGCCACGTCTTTGAAGACGGCCCCCCACCCACTGGGCTACGATATTGCATTAACTCCTTATCCATGACCTTTGAACCTGACGCATGA
- a CDS encoding cell division protein ZipA C-terminal FtsZ-binding domain-containing protein yields MSDLQIALILLGILLILLVVVFNWWQDRRVRQQMQSQFPDGDTDPLMNQLTELERREPSMTRGGDSTAAAGSEHDAAEADCTTEAVIDLGFSQPVDAQDLAQALQSISRTGAKPVRYFAECEGGGHRARLRSGESYASMQIAVLLANRSGPLSAIEWSQVWMAAQALAQQFDGSVEGPEQDDVLRRAAALDNTCADLDALVGVSVRLPGPMPAASVIQMVKDAGFLPFGRQLAWLADSGQPRFTAMFDGVQPNEIQSASIERIDLLLDLPNSPADDHAFSRMATVARDLASRLDGVVLDDQGRPLPESTDQNIDEQLSNLYERLEQAGFTAGQERTGRIFS; encoded by the coding sequence ATGAGTGATTTGCAAATCGCACTGATTCTATTGGGCATTTTGCTCATCTTGCTCGTGGTGGTCTTTAACTGGTGGCAAGACCGCCGAGTGCGCCAGCAGATGCAAAGCCAATTTCCAGATGGGGATACGGATCCCTTGATGAACCAGCTCACCGAGCTGGAGCGTCGAGAGCCCAGCATGACGCGCGGCGGTGACTCTACGGCTGCTGCTGGCAGCGAGCACGATGCCGCCGAGGCCGACTGCACCACCGAGGCGGTCATTGACCTTGGTTTCAGCCAGCCGGTGGATGCTCAGGACCTGGCCCAGGCCTTGCAGTCTATCTCGCGTACCGGCGCCAAGCCTGTGCGCTATTTTGCTGAATGTGAGGGGGGCGGGCATCGTGCGCGTTTGCGTTCGGGCGAGTCCTACGCCAGCATGCAGATTGCTGTTTTGCTCGCTAATCGCAGCGGTCCCTTGTCGGCAATCGAGTGGTCTCAGGTCTGGATGGCTGCGCAAGCGTTGGCACAACAATTTGATGGTTCGGTGGAAGGGCCTGAACAGGATGACGTGCTGCGTCGTGCGGCGGCTCTGGACAATACTTGCGCCGATCTGGATGCGTTGGTGGGGGTGTCAGTGCGTTTGCCTGGCCCCATGCCGGCTGCATCCGTGATCCAGATGGTCAAGGATGCTGGTTTTCTGCCCTTTGGCCGGCAACTGGCCTGGCTGGCGGATTCGGGCCAACCCCGTTTCACTGCCATGTTTGATGGCGTCCAACCCAATGAGATCCAGTCGGCCAGTATTGAGCGTATCGACTTGCTGCTGGACTTGCCCAACAGCCCGGCGGACGATCATGCCTTTAGCCGTATGGCAACGGTGGCCCGTGATCTGGCCAGCCGTCTGGACGGTGTCGTGCTGGATGACCAGGGGCGCCCCTTGCCTGAGAGCACCGATCAAAACATTGATGAGCAACTAAGCAATCTGTACGAACGCCTGGAGCAGGCCGGCTTTACGGCAGGCCAGGAACGTACAGGCAGGATTTTTTCGTGA
- the lplT gene encoding lysophospholipid transporter LplT, with the protein MNKGFYLVMAAQALSSVADNALLIAAIALIADLHGPIWMVPMMKWWFALSYVLLAAFVGAFADSYPKGRVMFATNAIKLIGCMLMFCHQYFGMSDSQQLGLVFVSYTLVGIGAAAYSPAKYGIVTEMLKPELLVKGNSWIEGLTVLSIIGGTVLGGILINPSIASALAEHPLIAPLAQTRAEVAILLISFIYLSAALCNLLIPRTNIDYPPQQKNPILLLKEFRTYVCILWQDKLGQISLAVTTLFWGAGATLQFIVIEWGAQHLGYRLDQASVLMGVAALGTVFGAVFAARVPLKKSLAVLPVGVAMGFVVLLMPLVHEKWAVYTLLMGIGGLSGFFVVPMNALLQHRGHVMLSAGHSIAVQNFNEQLNILFMLALYSLLLWLRLPINYIIVFFGLMVASLMTVFIIWKNSNLRTHPKLEACIGQEGHGQALAAK; encoded by the coding sequence TTGAATAAAGGATTTTATCTGGTCATGGCCGCGCAGGCATTGTCATCAGTTGCTGACAATGCCTTGCTGATTGCCGCTATCGCCCTGATTGCAGATCTGCACGGACCTATCTGGATGGTCCCTATGATGAAATGGTGGTTTGCGCTGTCTTACGTCCTATTGGCCGCATTTGTAGGCGCGTTTGCTGACTCGTACCCTAAGGGCCGAGTCATGTTTGCCACCAATGCCATCAAGCTGATCGGCTGTATGCTGATGTTTTGCCATCAGTACTTTGGCATGAGCGACTCCCAGCAATTGGGTCTGGTCTTTGTCTCCTATACCCTGGTTGGTATCGGTGCTGCCGCCTACTCCCCCGCCAAATACGGCATCGTCACGGAAATGCTCAAGCCCGAATTGCTCGTCAAAGGCAATAGTTGGATTGAAGGACTGACCGTTCTGTCCATCATCGGCGGGACCGTGTTGGGCGGTATCCTGATCAACCCATCAATCGCAAGCGCGCTGGCCGAACACCCGCTGATTGCGCCGTTGGCCCAGACGCGTGCCGAAGTCGCTATCTTGCTGATTTCCTTTATTTATCTATCGGCAGCTTTGTGCAATCTACTGATTCCACGCACCAATATTGACTACCCACCCCAACAAAAGAACCCCATTTTGCTGCTCAAGGAATTCCGCACCTACGTGTGCATTTTGTGGCAGGACAAGCTGGGCCAAATCTCGCTGGCCGTCACCACCCTGTTCTGGGGGGCCGGCGCCACGCTGCAATTCATTGTGATCGAGTGGGGCGCCCAGCATCTGGGCTACCGCCTGGATCAGGCTTCGGTGCTAATGGGAGTCGCAGCCCTGGGAACCGTCTTTGGCGCCGTCTTTGCCGCCCGTGTTCCCTTGAAAAAATCCCTGGCCGTTCTGCCCGTGGGCGTGGCAATGGGCTTTGTGGTTCTGCTCATGCCTTTGGTACACGAGAAATGGGCGGTCTACACCCTGCTGATGGGTATTGGCGGTTTGTCCGGCTTTTTCGTTGTCCCCATGAATGCCCTGCTACAGCATCGCGGCCACGTCATGTTGTCGGCCGGCCACTCCATTGCCGTCCAGAACTTCAATGAACAACTGAACATTCTGTTCATGCTGGCGCTGTACAGCCTGCTACTGTGGCTGCGTTTGCCCATCAACTACATCATTGTGTTCTTTGGCCTGATGGTGGCGTCTTTGATGACCGTATTCATTATCTGGAAAAATAGCAATCTGCGCACCCATCCCAAGCTGGAAGCCTGCATTGGACAAGAAGGACATGGGCAGGCCTTGGCGGCCAAATAA
- a CDS encoding peptidylprolyl isomerase produces the protein MKRIAAFALTCAMAAPVYAQTIATVNGKNLTQKDLDQFVAVLVEQGAKDSPELREQVKQEMVNRLAVVQAAEKAGIDKTNQVQQELELARQSILVRALMADYLKKNPVTDADLTKEYNTIKAMEEGQQEYKVRHILVKDEAAAKDLLAKIKSKKVSFADAAKKDSIDTGSGQQGGDLGWAPSSTYVPEFAQAVEKMKKGELSAAPVQSQFGWHIIQVDDARPVTFPAMAEVKPQLEEMMRQRKLAEYQQKILKEANIK, from the coding sequence ATGAAACGTATTGCCGCATTTGCCCTGACCTGCGCTATGGCTGCTCCCGTCTATGCACAGACGATTGCCACCGTAAACGGCAAAAACCTCACGCAAAAAGACCTGGATCAGTTCGTCGCCGTTCTGGTCGAGCAAGGCGCCAAGGATTCGCCCGAGCTGCGTGAGCAAGTCAAACAGGAAATGGTCAACCGTCTGGCCGTGGTGCAAGCCGCAGAAAAAGCCGGTATCGACAAGACCAATCAGGTCCAGCAAGAGCTGGAACTGGCCCGCCAGAGCATTCTGGTCCGTGCCTTGATGGCTGATTACCTGAAAAAGAACCCGGTTACCGACGCCGACCTGACCAAGGAATACAACACCATCAAGGCGATGGAAGAAGGTCAGCAGGAATACAAGGTGCGCCACATTCTGGTCAAGGACGAAGCCGCTGCCAAAGACCTGCTGGCCAAGATCAAGTCCAAGAAAGTCAGCTTTGCGGATGCCGCCAAGAAAGACTCCATCGACACCGGTAGCGGCCAGCAAGGCGGCGATCTGGGCTGGGCGCCTAGCTCCACCTACGTACCTGAGTTCGCTCAGGCTGTAGAAAAAATGAAAAAAGGCGAGCTGAGCGCCGCCCCTGTACAGTCGCAGTTTGGCTGGCACATCATCCAGGTGGACGATGCTCGTCCTGTTACCTTCCCGGCCATGGCTGAAGTCAAGCCTCAGTTGGAAGAAATGATGCGTCAGCGCAAGCTGGCCGAGTACCAACAGAAAATCCTGAAAGAAGCCAACATCAAGTAA
- the ligA gene encoding NAD-dependent DNA ligase LigA, translated as MSLKRVQQLHEELAQHNWAYYVQDAPSISDAQYDALMNELLALEAEHPEWITPDSPTQRVGAAPLDGFDTVQHAVPMLSLGNAFDDEEVQAFDKRVADTLVDAGVVGLDRRVDYLAEYKFDGLAISLRYEQGLLVQASTRGDGTTGEDVTSNIRTIKSIPLRLRGDAAQLPAVLEVRGEVLMNRADFERLNENQTKRGEKVFVNPRNAAAGSLRQLDPKITAKRPLRFFAYGWGEVSPLPAVNQPQSILFAEPTGDALPRDTQSGMMDWLESLGMPLSRDRKVVKGVQGLLDFYGETQQRRPGLPFEIDGVVYKVNSLAAQRVLGYVARAPRFAVAHKFPAQEEMTRVESIEFQVGRTGVVTPVARLKPVFVGGVTVTNATLHNEDEVRRKDVRAGDTVVVRRAGDVIPEVVAVVLEQRPEGSVPFEMVKECPACHSALERLEGESAWRCTGGLICPAQRKQTLIHAASRKALDIEGLGEKLVDQLVETGLVHTLADIFKLKVEKLVLLERMGRKSAENLIEAIDKVREPALNRLIYALGIRHVGETTARDLAQHFGSLQALEQAEEEALLQVNEVGPVVAASVRHFFQEPHNREALDDLLAAGVTPQQAQARANNANLPLAGKTVVITGTLPSMSRDEATRRVLEAGGKASGSVSKKTAYVLAGAEAGSKLSKAQELGVTILDEAQFLALLAGE; from the coding sequence GTGAGTTTGAAGCGAGTACAGCAGTTACATGAGGAACTGGCCCAGCATAACTGGGCCTATTACGTTCAGGATGCGCCCAGCATTTCGGACGCACAATACGACGCATTGATGAACGAGCTGCTGGCGCTGGAAGCCGAGCACCCGGAATGGATTACCCCAGACTCACCCACGCAGCGCGTGGGTGCAGCGCCTCTGGATGGCTTTGACACGGTTCAGCACGCGGTTCCCATGCTGTCCCTGGGTAATGCCTTTGATGACGAGGAAGTGCAGGCTTTCGATAAACGTGTCGCCGATACCCTGGTCGACGCGGGTGTGGTCGGGCTGGACCGCCGGGTAGATTATCTGGCCGAGTACAAGTTTGATGGTTTGGCGATCAGCCTGCGCTATGAACAAGGTCTGTTGGTACAGGCATCGACGCGTGGTGATGGCACCACGGGCGAGGACGTCACCAGCAATATTCGTACTATCAAATCCATTCCTTTGCGCTTGCGCGGCGATGCGGCACAATTGCCCGCCGTGCTGGAAGTGCGAGGCGAGGTTCTGATGAATCGGGCAGACTTTGAACGCCTGAACGAGAACCAGACCAAGCGTGGCGAAAAGGTATTTGTGAATCCGCGCAATGCGGCTGCAGGCAGCTTGCGTCAGTTGGACCCCAAAATTACCGCGAAACGGCCCTTGCGCTTTTTTGCCTATGGCTGGGGTGAGGTCAGCCCTCTGCCAGCCGTGAATCAGCCGCAAAGTATCTTGTTTGCAGAGCCTACTGGTGATGCGCTGCCCCGTGATACCCAATCGGGCATGATGGACTGGCTGGAAAGCCTGGGCATGCCCTTGAGCCGCGACCGCAAAGTCGTCAAGGGCGTGCAGGGTCTGCTGGATTTCTATGGTGAAACTCAGCAACGTCGTCCCGGTTTGCCCTTTGAAATTGACGGTGTGGTGTACAAGGTCAACTCCCTGGCCGCGCAACGTGTCCTGGGCTATGTGGCCCGAGCGCCGCGCTTTGCCGTTGCTCATAAATTCCCCGCGCAGGAAGAAATGACGCGTGTGGAAAGCATCGAGTTTCAAGTGGGCCGCACGGGTGTGGTCACGCCAGTTGCGCGTTTGAAGCCGGTCTTTGTGGGCGGTGTCACGGTCACCAATGCTACCTTGCACAACGAAGACGAAGTACGTCGCAAAGATGTACGCGCAGGCGATACCGTTGTTGTTCGTCGTGCCGGTGATGTGATCCCTGAGGTGGTCGCCGTGGTACTGGAGCAGCGCCCTGAAGGCAGTGTGCCTTTCGAGATGGTCAAGGAGTGCCCCGCTTGTCACTCTGCTCTGGAGCGTCTGGAAGGGGAGTCTGCCTGGCGTTGTACGGGTGGTCTGATTTGTCCTGCCCAGCGCAAGCAAACCCTGATTCACGCCGCCAGTCGTAAGGCTCTGGATATTGAGGGGTTAGGTGAAAAACTGGTGGATCAGCTCGTGGAGACAGGGCTGGTCCATACCTTGGCCGACATCTTCAAACTGAAAGTCGAAAAACTGGTGCTGCTCGAGCGCATGGGGCGCAAGTCGGCAGAGAACTTGATCGAGGCGATCGACAAAGTGCGTGAGCCAGCCTTGAATCGCCTGATTTATGCCCTGGGTATTCGTCATGTAGGCGAGACCACGGCACGCGATCTGGCGCAGCATTTTGGCTCCTTGCAGGCTTTGGAGCAGGCGGAGGAAGAGGCGCTGTTGCAAGTCAATGAGGTAGGCCCGGTTGTAGCCGCTTCTGTACGCCACTTCTTTCAGGAGCCGCATAATCGTGAAGCCCTGGATGATTTGCTGGCGGCTGGGGTGACACCTCAACAGGCGCAAGCCCGTGCCAATAACGCTAATTTACCGCTGGCGGGCAAAACGGTCGTCATCACGGGTACCTTACCCAGCATGAGCCGTGACGAAGCTACGCGCCGTGTATTGGAGGCAGGGGGCAAGGCCAGTGGCTCGGTCTCCAAAAAGACCGCTTATGTACTGGCGGGGGCAGAGGCCGGCTCCAAGCTGAGCAAGGCGCAGGAATTAGGCGTGACTATTTTGGACGAAGCCCAGTTTCTGGCTTTATTGGCGGGTGAATAG
- a CDS encoding septation protein A produces MKKLLFDLFPLVLFFLAFRFSDIYVATGVAMAASVLQILWLKLTSKAIETSHWINLAVIVVFGGATLFFHNDVFIRWKPTVLYWIFALVLLGGRYLMHRNLMQKFMGTHLVLPGHVWDKLNLVWASFFVAMGLVNLYVAFSGHFTESQWVNFKAFGLLGLMLVFVVAQSLWLGRYLQDSSDNPTPPKS; encoded by the coding sequence ATGAAGAAGCTTTTATTTGATCTGTTCCCGCTCGTTCTGTTTTTTCTGGCGTTTCGCTTCTCCGACATCTATGTGGCAACCGGCGTGGCCATGGCCGCCTCGGTATTGCAGATACTCTGGTTAAAACTCACCAGCAAGGCAATCGAGACCTCGCACTGGATCAATCTGGCCGTCATTGTGGTCTTTGGCGGTGCCACCCTGTTTTTCCACAATGATGTCTTCATCCGCTGGAAACCCACGGTGCTGTACTGGATCTTTGCGCTGGTGCTGCTGGGCGGACGCTATCTGATGCATCGCAACCTGATGCAAAAATTCATGGGTACCCATCTGGTATTGCCCGGCCATGTTTGGGACAAATTAAACCTGGTCTGGGCAAGCTTTTTCGTCGCCATGGGCCTGGTCAATCTGTACGTCGCCTTCTCGGGCCACTTTACCGAATCCCAATGGGTCAACTTCAAGGCCTTTGGCCTGCTGGGTTTGATGCTGGTGTTTGTCGTTGCCCAATCCTTGTGGCTGGGCCGCTACCTGCAAGACTCTTCCGACAACCCCACTCCCCCAAAATCTTGA
- a CDS encoding BolA family protein translates to MTDALASLIHERLQTLEPSELDIINESHLHAGHAGAQGGASHFRVIIASKQFDGISTLARHRLVYDRVHDLMPFPIHALAIQAKITA, encoded by the coding sequence ATGACAGACGCACTTGCTTCCCTGATTCACGAACGGCTCCAGACACTGGAACCCTCGGAACTGGACATCATCAATGAATCCCATCTGCATGCTGGTCACGCTGGCGCTCAAGGGGGCGCCAGTCACTTTCGGGTGATTATCGCCTCGAAACAATTTGATGGAATTTCAACACTGGCACGACACAGACTTGTGTATGATCGCGTCCACGATCTAATGCCTTTCCCGATTCACGCCTTGGCTATTCAAGCCAAAATCACCGCTTAA